The genomic DNA CGTACTTCATTTGACTGGGGAGTACGTGTTCCAGGTAATCCGAAACACGTTATTTACGTATGGGTTGACGCATTATCTAACTACATTACAGCATTAGGTTATGGAACAGAAAATGAAGAGATGTATAAGAAATTCTGGCCAGCAGACGTGCATTTAGTTGGAAAAGAAATCGTTCGTTTCCATACAATTTATTGGCCAATCATTTTAATGGCATTAGATTTACCTCTTCCGAAAAAAGTCTTTGCTCACGGTTGGATTTTAATGAAGGATGGAAAGATGAGTAAGTCAAAAGGAAACGTAGTAGATCCAGTTACATTAATCGATCGTTACGGATTAGATGCATTACGTTATTACTTACTTCGTGAAGTTCCATTCGGATCTGATGGTGTATTCACACCAGAAGGATTTGTTGAGCGTATTAATTTCGATCTAGCAAATGACTTAGGTAACTTATTAAATCGTACAGTAGCTATGATTGATAAGTACTTTAACGGGGAAATCCCTGCATTTAAAGCAAATGTAACGGAATTTGATGAAACATTAGTAACGTTTGCAAAAGATACATTGAAAAAAGTAGAAGAGGCAATGGAGAATATGGAATTCTCTGTAGCGCTAAGTTCAATTTGGCAATTGGTTAGCCGTACGAATAAATATATCGATGAAACACAACCATGGGTATTAGCAAAAGATGAGAGTGATCGTGAAAAGTTAGCTTCTGTAATGGCTCATTTAGCAGAAGTACTTCGTCAAACAGGTATTATGCTTATGCCATTCTTAACAGTAGCACCAAGCAAGATGTTCGCTCAGCTTGGTCTTACTGATGAAGCACATAAATCTTGGGAAAGCCTATCTACAATTGGCTGTATTCCAGCTGGAACAAAAGTAGAAAAAGGAAACCCAATTTTCCCTCGCTTAGAAATGGAAGTGGAAGTAGAGTACATTAAGGAACAAATGAAAAGCTCTGCTCCTAAAATAGAAGAGAAAAAAGAAGAAGAACCGAAGGCAGAAGAAATTACAATTGATGATTTCTTTAAAGTAGAATTACGCGTAGCAGAAGTACTATCTGCTGAACCTGTGAAAAAAGCAGATAAGTTGTTGAAAATCCAGCTAGACTTAGGCACGGAAAAGCGTCAAGTCGTTTCTGGGATTGCAAAATTCTATTCGCTAGAAGAACTAAAAGGTAAAAAGGTTATTTGTGTAACAAACTTAAAACCTGTAAAATTACGCGGTGAATTATCACAAGGTATGATTTTAGCGGGTGAAGAGAATGGCGTATTGTCATTAGCATCAATCGACCAAAATTTACCAAATGGTACAAAAATCAAGTAATTAAGACAAGAAAAGAGATGTTTCACGTGTAACATGTGTGAAGCGTCTTTTTTCTTTTTACATTCTCTATTTTTGCATTAAGATTGTAGTATTGTTATCGTTAAGTTATTAAAGAGTTTATTTGTGTAGAATAAATTTGATTTCAATATAAAAGGAGTTATGTATTATGTTGTTTGATACACATTCACATTTGAATGCAGAGCAATTTGAAGAAGATTTGCAAGAAGTTATTGCGCGAATGAAAGAAGCGGGAGTTGCTTATACAGTTGTTGTTGGTTTTGATGAAGTAACGATAAAAAAGGCGATTGAATTAGCCGAAGCCTATGATTTTATTTACGCTGCGGTTGGATGGCATCCAGTTGATGCAATCGACATGACAGAAGAGCATTTAGCGTGGTTAGAAGAACTTGCTTCCCATCCTAAAGTCGTTGCCCTTGGAGAAATGGGCTTAGATTATCACTGGGATAAGTCTCCAAAAGAAATACAGAAGGAAGTATTCCGTAAACAAATTACATTAGCAAAAAAGGTAAAATTGCCGATTATTATACATAACCGCGATGCAACTCAAGATATTGTTGATATTCTGGAAGAAGAGAATGCGGCTGAAGTGGGAGGTATTATGCATTGCTTTAGCGGCAGCGTAGAAGTAGCGCAGCGATGTGTAGATATGAACTTTTTAATTTCATTAGGCGGACCGGTTACATTTAAGAATGCTAAGAAACCGAAAGAAGTTGCTGCAGAGATTCCATTAGAAAAATTGTTAATCGAGACGGATTGTCCATATTTAACACCACATCCATTTCGAGGGAAACGAAATGAACCGAGCTATGTAAAACTTGTAGCAGAAGAAATTGCGAACTTAAAAGGAATTTCTTATGAGGAAGTAGCAGAAATAACAACAAAAAATGCAAAAGCTTTATTTGGTGTTGAATAAAAAGGAGTGGGAGAACCCATTCTTTTTTATTTTTGTGAAAAAATAGGGTCGAATGAGAAAGTGTTACAATAAGGAGAGAGAACAAAGTTTTGGACATTCTATTTTTTAAAATGTAAGAATGGGGAAAATAATAATGGAAAAGTCGTCATTTTTTTGTTTTACTAAGTAGAGACGAAACGAGTGTGGAGGCAAGCATGAAAATTAAAGAGATTATCGTTGTAGAAGGTAAAGATGATACAGTTGCGATTAAGCGCGCTGTTGATGCGGATACAATTGAAACGAACGGTTCAGCAATCGGTGATCATGTTATTGAGCAAGTTAAATTAGCGCTGCAAAAAAGAGGCGTTATTATTTTCACAGATCCGGATTATCCTGGAGAGCGTATTCGAAAAATTATTTCTGATAAGGTTCCGGGATGTAAACATGCTTTTTTACCGAAGGAAGAAGCACTTGCTAAAAGGAAAAAAGCCGTCGGAATTGAACATGCTTCTAATGAATCAATTCGCCGTGCTTTAGAGAATATACATGAAGAAATGGAAGCTTACACAAGTGAAATTAGTTGGAGCGATCTAGTCGATGCAGGCTTAGTGGGCGGAGAAATGGCAAAGAGTCGCAGAGAAAGAATGGGTAAGCTATTAAAGATTGGTTATACAAATGCAAAACAGTTACATAAACGTTTACAAATGTTTCAAGTTTCAAAAGAATCGTTTGCAGAGGCTTATAAGCAAGTCATACAGGAGGAAAGAAAATGAAGGATATCGCAACGCCAAATCGTACGAAAGACATTGTTGAAAAGTATGGATTTTCATTCAAAAAGAGTTTAGGACAAAATTTTTTAATTGATACGAATGTATTAAATCGTATCGTTGATCACGCTGAAATTGGTTCAGAAAGTGGTGCAATTGAAATTGGACCAGGTATCGGTGCGTTAACAGAACAATTAGCGAAGCGTGCTAAAAAAGTAGTGGCTTTTGAAATTGATCAGAGATTGTTACCGATTTTAGATGAGACGTTAGCTCCATATAGCAACGTTACAGTTATAAATAAAGATGTACTAAAGGCAGATGTACATGAGGTGTTTAGTGAGCAATTTGAGGAAGGGCAAGATGTAATGGTAGTAGCTAACTTACCATACTATATTACAACGCCAATTTTATTTAAATTGCTGGAAGAGAAATTACCGGTTCGTGGATTTGTTGTTATGATGCAAAAAGAAGTTGGGGATCGTTTAGCTGCTAAACCTGGAACGAAAGAGTATGGTTCTTTATCAATTGCTATTCAGTATTATACAGAGGTAGAAACAGTTATGACTGTACCACGTACAGTGTTTGTACCACAACCAAATGTTGATTCTGCAATTATCCGTCTTCTAAAACGTCCGAAACCAGTTGTAGAAGTAACAGATGAGAATTTCTTCTTTGAAGTAGTACGAGCAAGTTTTGCACAGCGTCGTAAAACTTTAATGAATAATTTATCAAATAATTTAAATGGTTTCCCGAAAGATAAAGAGCTGTTAGATCGAATTTTAACAGAAGTAGAAATTGATCCAAAACGAAGAGGCGAAACGCTATCTATTGAAGAGTTTGCAACATTAAGTAATGCATTAGTTCTTCATAAATTGTCATAAGAATATAAAAGGGACAGTTCAACTTGAACTGTCCCTTTTGTCACCTTTCCTCTCCTAAATTCATACTTTAAAAACAGGTAAGATGGCCTAACGAGTTTGGAGGTAGGAGAATGGCTTTACATGTTGGAGAATTAGTGGAACGATATTCTCATAATAGGGATATCCTTTTTCGTATTATAGAAATAAAAGGCGAGATAGCTATATTGTTTGGAGAGGAAATTAGA from Bacillus basilensis includes the following:
- the rnmV gene encoding ribonuclease M5, whose amino-acid sequence is MKIKEIIVVEGKDDTVAIKRAVDADTIETNGSAIGDHVIEQVKLALQKRGVIIFTDPDYPGERIRKIISDKVPGCKHAFLPKEEALAKRKKAVGIEHASNESIRRALENIHEEMEAYTSEISWSDLVDAGLVGGEMAKSRRERMGKLLKIGYTNAKQLHKRLQMFQVSKESFAEAYKQVIQEERK
- the metG gene encoding methionine--tRNA ligase, translating into MTEEKKSFYITTPIYYPSGKLHIGHAYTTVAGDAMARYKRMQGYNVHYLTGTDEHGQKIQKKAEELNITPQAYVDNIVAGIKELWEKMDISYDDFIRTTEDRHKDVVEKIFKQLVDQGDIYLDEYEGWYSVQDETFYTEHQLVDPIMEGDKVVGGKSPDSGHDVELVREESYFFRMGKYVDRLLKFYEDNPHFIQPESRKNEMINNFIKPGLEDLAVSRTSFDWGVRVPGNPKHVIYVWVDALSNYITALGYGTENEEMYKKFWPADVHLVGKEIVRFHTIYWPIILMALDLPLPKKVFAHGWILMKDGKMSKSKGNVVDPVTLIDRYGLDALRYYLLREVPFGSDGVFTPEGFVERINFDLANDLGNLLNRTVAMIDKYFNGEIPAFKANVTEFDETLVTFAKDTLKKVEEAMENMEFSVALSSIWQLVSRTNKYIDETQPWVLAKDESDREKLASVMAHLAEVLRQTGIMLMPFLTVAPSKMFAQLGLTDEAHKSWESLSTIGCIPAGTKVEKGNPIFPRLEMEVEVEYIKEQMKSSAPKIEEKKEEEPKAEEITIDDFFKVELRVAEVLSAEPVKKADKLLKIQLDLGTEKRQVVSGIAKFYSLEELKGKKVICVTNLKPVKLRGELSQGMILAGEENGVLSLASIDQNLPNGTKIK
- the rsmA gene encoding 16S rRNA (adenine(1518)-N(6)/adenine(1519)-N(6))-dimethyltransferase RsmA, which codes for MKDIATPNRTKDIVEKYGFSFKKSLGQNFLIDTNVLNRIVDHAEIGSESGAIEIGPGIGALTEQLAKRAKKVVAFEIDQRLLPILDETLAPYSNVTVINKDVLKADVHEVFSEQFEEGQDVMVVANLPYYITTPILFKLLEEKLPVRGFVVMMQKEVGDRLAAKPGTKEYGSLSIAIQYYTEVETVMTVPRTVFVPQPNVDSAIIRLLKRPKPVVEVTDENFFFEVVRASFAQRRKTLMNNLSNNLNGFPKDKELLDRILTEVEIDPKRRGETLSIEEFATLSNALVLHKLS
- a CDS encoding TatD family hydrolase, translated to MLFDTHSHLNAEQFEEDLQEVIARMKEAGVAYTVVVGFDEVTIKKAIELAEAYDFIYAAVGWHPVDAIDMTEEHLAWLEELASHPKVVALGEMGLDYHWDKSPKEIQKEVFRKQITLAKKVKLPIIIHNRDATQDIVDILEEENAAEVGGIMHCFSGSVEVAQRCVDMNFLISLGGPVTFKNAKKPKEVAAEIPLEKLLIETDCPYLTPHPFRGKRNEPSYVKLVAEEIANLKGISYEEVAEITTKNAKALFGVE